In Brachionichthys hirsutus isolate HB-005 chromosome 5, CSIRO-AGI_Bhir_v1, whole genome shotgun sequence, a single genomic region encodes these proteins:
- the phf21ab gene encoding PHD finger protein 21A — translation MLQLDGFPTGDGVQADQSAGRLTGSMMELQTLQEALKVEIQIHQKLVAQMKQDPQNADLKKQLHELQAKITALSEKQKKVVEQLRKELMVKQEPEAKLQLHIQSPPLGGDIKPGNLLQSQQIAGGLQQTLTVTPVLTTKTLPLVLKATTTAALPGSVLPQRPPTVAMVATAITKPDSQNVPINLQVSSKLTNQISEPVRLVSKNAMMVQATTATAQPIKVPQFVPPPRLTPRPTFQPQVRPKPAAPTNVPIAPAPPPPMMAAPQLLQRPVMLATKLASSLHSTAPIHQVRIVNGQPCGKAGSAPLAGIVIATAVSATRLPSPSQAPNPTPTLTVTPTQTIQISSLTIEPKTVKAGGGAEQKAVVSIPSSSTPPLSPLPPPRPKKEENPEKLAFMVSLGLVTHEHLEEIQSKRQERKRRTTANPVYSGAVFEPERKKSAVSYLNSPLHLGTRKRGRPPKYSSVPELGSLTPTSPSSPVHPLPLPSPNPSSGDGDIHEDFCTVCRRSGQLLMCDTCSRVYHLDCLDPPLKTIPKGMWICPKCQDQILKKEEAIPWPGTLAIVHSYIAYKEAKEEEKQKLMKWSSELKLEREQLEQRVKQLSNSITKCMETKNTILARQKEMQLSLEKVKHLIRLIQAFNFNQALAETEGKDIRGGKEHNARVQDSPEGATGSADAPEVNTTETVTTGSSSGSNNTDGNSKREEHGAAGISPMAGEAGGDANSQAVLEESAVPTADNSPGAGAGGKAESSDSPGGGADAGAAAQTEVVAKPDSEAAAPVVDIPNSSMAAAVATTNGTLEPACPDHSSAGGCTPTDSEKKMAAVSPPDRVAEEQREEATGSDGGSSNNSKTSEPSQQSLPALVSSLDNKK, via the exons ATGCTTCAGTTGGATGGTTTTCCTACTGGAGACGGtgttcag GCTGATCAATCGGCTGGCAGACTGACTGGATCTATGATGGAATTACAGACGTTACAGGAGGCGCTGAAGGTGGAGATCCAGATCCATCAG AAACTGGTTGCCCAGATGAAGCAGGACCCTCAG AATGCAGATCTGAAGAAGCAGCTCCACGAACTTCAAGCCAAGATTACGGCGCTCAGTGAGAAGCAG AAAAAAGTGGTGGAGCAGCTGAGGAAGGAGCTTATGGTGAAACAAGAGCCCGAggcaaagctgcagctgcacatcCAGAGTCCCCCACTAGGAGGCGATATCAAGCCAGGAAATCTGCTGCAAAGCCAGCAGATAGCTGGAGGACTGCAGCAG ACCCTGACCGTCACGCCGGTCCTCACCACCAAGACTCTACCTCTGGTGCTGAAAGCTACGACCACGGCCGCCTTGCCTGGCTCTGTCCTGCCGCAACGCCCTCCAACCGTTGCTATGGTAGCCACAGCTATCACCAAACCCGACTCGCAGAACGTCCCCATCAACCTGCAGGTGTCCAGCAAGCTGACAAATCAGATCTCAGAGCCCGTACGACTGGTATCCAAGAATGCCATGATG GTGCAGGCCACCACCGCCACAGCCCAGCCAATCAAAGTTCCTCAGTTTGTCCCTCCTCCTAGACTGACGCCTCGACCCACCTTTCAGCCACAG GTCAGACCAAAACCAGCCGCGCCCACCAACGTCCCCATCGCCCCAGCCCCACCTCCGCCCATGATGGCAGCCCCCCAGCTGCTTCAGAGGCCCGTCATGTTGGCTACAAAGCTGGCATCCTCGCTGCACTCGACGGCTCCCATCCACCAGGTCCGCATCGTCAACGGACAGCCCTGCGGCAAGGCCGGCTCCGCCCCCTTGGCTGGCATCGTCATCGCCACGGCGGTCTCTGCCACTCGCCTCCCCAGCCCCTCCCAGGCACCCAACCCCACCCCTACCCTGACCGTAACTCCTACCCAGACCATCCAGATTAGCAGCCTGACCATTGAGCCCAAG ACTGTTAAAGCGGGAGGGGGAGCAGAACAGAAAGCTGTTGTCAGCATCCCATCTTCCTCCACCCCTCCGctgtctcctctccctcctcccagGCCCAAGAAAGAGGAGAACCCAGAG AAACTGGCTTTCATGGTATCGCTGGGCCTCGTAACTCACGAACACCTGGAAG AAATTCAAAGCAAaagacaggagaggaagaggaggacgacggCTAACCCGGTGTACAGCGGCGCCGTGTTTGAACCTGAG AGGAAAAAGAGTGCAGTGAGTTACCTGAACAGCCCGCTGCACCTGGGGACCAGAAAGAGAG GTCGCCCACCCAAATACAGCAGTGTCCCGGAGCTGGGGAGCCTCACCCCGACCTCCCCCTCCAGCCCCGTCCACCCTCTCCCCCTGCCCAGCCCCAACCCCAGCTCTGGGGAT GGAGACATCCATGAGGATTTCTGCACTGTGTGCAGACGCAGTGGCCAGTTGCTCATGTGCGACACGTGTTCTCGTGTTTATCACCTGGACTGCCTGGATCCACCCCTGAAAACCATTCCTAAAGGCATGTGGATCTGTCCAAAATGTCAAGATCAG ATcctgaaaaaagaagaagccattCCCTGGCCTGGTACTCTGGCTATCGTTCATTCCTACATTGCTTACAAAGAAG cgaaagaagaggagaagcagaagttgATGAAATGGAGCTCGGAGCTGAAACTGGAGCgagagcagctggagcagagagTCAAACAGCTCAGCAACTCCATAACG AAATGCATGGAGACCAAAAATACCATTCTGGCTCgacaaaaagaaatgcagctcTCGTTGGAAAAAGTGAAACACTTGATTCGCCTCATCCAAGCCTTCAACTTTAACCAAGCTCTGGCAGAGACCGAGGGTAAGGATATCAGAGGGGGCAAGGAGCACAATGCCAGAGTCCAGGACAGCCCCGAAGGTGCAACTGGCTCAGCAGATGCCCCAGAGGTCAACACTACGGAGACGGTGACGACTGGGAGTTCGTCTGGAAGCAACAACACTGACGGAAACAGTAAGCGTGAGGAGCATGGCGCCGCGGGGATTAGTCCGATGGCGGGAGAAGCGGGAGGAGATGCTAACAGCCAGGCTGTCCTGGAAGAAAGCGCTGTTCCAACGGCAGATAACAGTCCCGGCGCAGGGGCGGGGGGCAAGGCAGAATCTAGTGACAGCCCGGGGGGAGGAGCTGACGCAGGCGCCGCTGCCCAGACGGAAGTTGTGGCCAAGCCTGActctgaggcagcagcgccGGTGGTTGACATTCCCAATTCATCGATGGCCGCGGCTGTTGCCACCACCAACGGTACACTTGAGCCCGCCTGCCCTGACCACAGCTCGGCAGGAGGCTGCACCCCCACCGACTCTGAGAAAAAGATGGCTGCCGTCAGCCCTCCAGACAGAGTGGCAGAGGAGCAACGGGAGGAGGCCACTGGCAGCGATGgcggcagcagcaacaacagcaaaaccTCAGAACCCTCCCAGCAATCTTTGCCAGCTCTCGTCAGCAGTTTGGACAATAAAAAGTAA